The nucleotide window CATCcaaccaaacgggcccttaaaatCAGGTGTCCCACTTCCAAAGTTGGGAAATTCATCTCGGGGGCTTCAATGCCCTACAtaaaccacagtgggccccacgctcaAGAGATATAAAATAAACCTATTCTATAAACGTTGCTGGGATCCACCCTCAAGTAGATGCAACTAACCCTTAAATGATTAAtacctgcgtatcatctatcacactttgCCGGAGTACAAAAAAATTCTCGTTAACCCACGGATTTCACGCCGGCGGCTCGTACTGTTTCTCCACTCCCACGCATTACAGATCTCTTCTAACTTCATAcgcgtgtacaagtcagctaatgcacacgccaCAGACGCCAGTGTGGCAGACAGGTGCagtatccaagctatccatctcAAGGGTACCACTATTTATCTTCCCTTTCCAAAGCAAACTGAACATATATACGGTAATGAACAAATCAGGTAGGCAAAAACAAACTGAACATATATACGGTAATGAACAAATCAACCAAATCTTTTTAACCGTCCGATTACTTCTAAAATCATGGCACACTTCCTCATTAGACCTTCTTTATTTTTTAGTATTAGCATCTACACAATGAATTCtacctgatggatggcctggatatttaCGCTGTCAGCCACGTTGGCATATGTGGAGGCATGTGCGTTAGCGAACTTATACAGCGTCTGGGCTTATCAAAGCTCTCCAGCCTCCAGGACCTcattttgcctctgtcgcgattCAGGGTCCATCTGTGTGTCACCGATCACAGGAGTCTACATGAAGAGTAtttggatgatcagaaccgtccatagtGTGGAACATATagattatattgtatatataattACGGTGGAAGGATGATTTTGACCATCAGTAACTGTAGATACAGCCAACCTTTTGTAGAGTTCGGAAATGCCAACCGCTGTACCTGATTGCTCACTTTCCCACTGGTGCGGATTGTGTGTGCTGAAGGTACATGAGAATTTTGTGCCCTTCTTCTCATTTGTACATGTCATCATTGATGACATCAGCTCACAAACCGCACCCATTATCTCccaacgaaatcggattgcgtactaagttactcagtacgctcttatcgtactgagaaactctgtggggttcaccgtgaatgtatgtagtctatccacgccgtccatccgtttttacatctgattttagtggttgagacaaaaatttaagcatactcaaagatcaagtggaacataccataagaaacagttggaataatgacttccaccattgaaacctttctagggcccacagtgatgtttatttctcatccaacctgtcataagatcaaaaagacatagatgaagggaaacacaaatacaagcttgatccaaaacttccgtggcccccaagatattttcaacagtggatgttcaattcacactgtttcctatggtgtggtccatttgaggtttgaatATAATTCATTTTTATTCTAAATccgtaaaattatctggtaaaatggatggacggagtggataaaatacataaatcacggtgaaccccacagagtttactcagtacgcttagtgtactgagttactcagtacgcaatccgcttcccctcccAACCTTACACAACGCAACTTTCAACTCGTGGAAGATCTAGGTATCAAATCCACACCACCTATCGATTTTTTATGTGTGAAATTAACTTGAGCTTTGCTATGTTGTATTTCTtagattcacaccgtccattcattttttgcatGTCATTATAAGATAAGAGCCTAAAAACAAGGaaaatacaaagctcaagtggaccccaccaaaagaaatagtaggaattgaacgcctactgttgaaactttattagggccacagaagtctcttattaagctgatatttgtgttcttccttcattcaggtcttttttaCTTCATAAACAggatagatggcaaataaacatcgcagttggggttagaaagttttcaacggtagttcGTTCAATCCCTACTAATTTATGTATTACGGTTCACTTTCGCTTTAAATGTGCTTCGTTTTGAGCTAATGCTCCgagaataatctgaaaaaatcgatgagtggtgtggatctaacacataaattatAGTGACAGTGGGCTCAGAGAAATTCCACACGTGAACAGATGTAGTGTAGTGCATGGTCGATTCGAGAGGAAGAAAATCTGTGTTTGGTAGCAGGGCGAGGCTTCGCTGTATCCTCGAGGTGGGTTggccatccacgccgtccatccatattgaaagttcaatttagggcatgaacccaaaactgaagctgctgaccacatcacaggaaaacagtcgtgattgaattcccgccgttaaaaacttcattgaTTCCACCGGaatttgtatatgccatccaacctgttgataaggtcacaaatacctagacaagagatcacacaaatatctTCTTCTTCCAAAGCTTTTGTtgcccacgagaagttttaatggtcaattaccactgtttcctgtgctgtggtccatctgagatttggatctgcctcattttctggatcatgccctaaaggAGCTTttaatacggatggacggcatggatgtagtcatatgcatcactgtgggccccacatttgctGATGTGGGTTGGAGGCTAGTAGAGACTGAAGAGGTAAATCGCAggacacatgccaacgtggcgCAAGTATATGCAATCTGGACCAACGAGTAGGTGTACCGGAGAGTGTTCCCCATGTTATATCAAACCGATCTACCAACCATCAACGGCCTATATTCAAAACACGTGTGGAAACCCTAATGAGTAGCTCAGATTGGATGTTGGGACAGTGCACGTTCATGTAAAGCTCACTTGTATAAGCCCATACATCTGTGCCACATTTTCACACGTGCCATAATTCTGGTCTTTGATATTTCATTGTGGCTTGTGCAAATACTTTACCATTTATCATGTTAAGATAGTGACTCAGCCACCATCCATCAcgcatcaatccagaccgtccaaattgtggataCCAAAATGAATGGATCATATATAACCCAAAATCATGGagcggatgatcctaaccatctgaccTCAGCAATTGTATAGACACAGATTGGATGATCTTGATCATTTGATAAGTGTGATGACCAAGATTTGTAAGGTCCAGATCAAACATGGACGTCAGATGAATAGTCGACATTTAGGAGATGGTGGAAAATATCCAAACCAGCCTAACCCCACAGCCGCCAACGCGTACCTCCTGAATCCGGGGGCTGTAGCGGATTCATGAAGTCCTAaggtctgtggggcctaccatgatatatgttttgtatccactctgtccatccattccgaaagctcattttaggacaccaactcaaaaatgaggcagatccaaagttcaggtggaccacaccataggaaacaccaGGGATAAAGATGCCCAACGTCGAAACGTGCccacgtgatgtttatatgccatccaaaccgttcataagtagATTCCGACCTGAATGTaggtaaaacataaataccagcttgatccaaaaattctgttgcccccaagaagttttcaatggtggtcgtTTAATACTCACTATTTTCTTTGTGGTAGCTCACTTGAGTATTATATCTGCCTAAATTTtgttctcatgtcctaaaatgagctcacgaagcggatggacggattggatataagacatacatcaagatggcccccacAGAGTGGTGTTGACTCTTAAACGGCACAAATGGCGTAGCTGTATagccatccataccgtccagggTGAAACATGACCGAAGACTTCATAAGATAGCATTAACCAACTTACTTTTCCCTTCCAATTTAGgctactattttatttttaactgtccatttcatAGGCCATTAACTGGGTGGTTAGTGTTGCTTGATCAGTATATTTTCAAacatatgctccatccatgatgggacccataagtTGAATGGTTTAGATAGCAGTCAAAAAGTGCCACGTGTGAAAAGTATAAGTCAACACTTACGTATGACTCAAGCCCACTATCATCGCTCGCCCCTCGTGTGCATGTACTTATTTCACGTGAAGTCCGTGTCACCTTTTATCCTCCCCTGGAAAATTCATGATTCAAACCACCTCCACATTTTCTCCCATGCATACTTCCTTGGTAtgttcggacgcggattagctactgaaaccGACTGGAGCAcgactccctactgaagtgacgtcaccaagttctgtggacctttctatgatgtatgtgttgcatccacaccgtccatccatttgtagagagcattttagggcataagtaattaatgattcatatccaaagctcaagtggaccccaccacagaaaacagtgggacagtgacatccaccgttgaaattaaCCTTCCCAGGCCTACCATGATATTCATTTGAGatacatgatatttatttgagatcaaacCTGCCCTTGTGTTAACATAGATATGatagaaggaaaaacacaaatgtaaGCTTGATTGAAAATCTCTATagaccctaaaaagttttcaatggtaggcattcagtcCCGCTATTTTCTGCACCTGgcctttggatctgactcattcttttggttccctaaaatgatctcttcaaatgtatggacggtgtggttacaacacatacattagggtaggggccacataacttggtgacgtcactttagtagatAGTCTCGGTAGTGTcgtgttcagtagctaatccacgtccggtATAATCAAACCGCTTTTCGTTTTCTCTCAgggcgcggattgcgtactgacagtgtcagtagcgaggtggctactgacagtgtTATGTGGACTTATCATTATATATGCGTcctatccacaccttccatccattatttcagattattttataacatgagtcgaaaaatgaggtagatccagatcacatatagaccacaccataggaaagaataataattgaacacttaccgttaaaaaacttcttaagattcacaaaagttttgaattaagctgatatttgtgtttctcttcatccacacgtgtgtgacctaatcaaaaggttggatgacaaataaacattatagtgagccccaggaagtttttaatggtgggaatttaatctcctctattttcttgtggtgtggacgACTCGAAATTTAGATCTCCCTCGTTTTTGGCATCATGCTCCATAATGATTTGGAAATATAGATGAACggcttgataaaacacatatatataatgaggggcccacagagcactgtcagtAGCTACCTCTCTACTAACGGTGTAAGTACGTAATCCGGTCCTGTATCTCAGTGCTTTCTTTCTCATCTTCAGTCTCTATATAACATAGACAAACGCACAGCCACCTCTTAGGGCTCTCTCCATCTTCCCCCGTATATATAAACATGCACTGCCACCTATTCTcttagagctctctctctctctctctctctctctctctctctctctctctctctctctctctctctccaacactAAGTGGCCATAATGAACCACACCTCTACCCTCTCATCCTCAATCTCAGCCCTTCAATGGGTGGGCAAAAATGCAATCATCCCTACCCTCCCAAAGATCCTGTTGGACCCCACACACCCCACCACTCTACTCCTCCTACTTACctccctcttcttctttctctaccacaTCCAATCAAAAAATCCTAACAAAAAGCAAAATGTAGCCCCTCTCCCTCCTGGCCCACTGCCCTGGCCCATCATCGGCAGCCTCCCAGACCTCACCTGTAACAAGCCAGCTTTCCGTTGGATTTTATCCCTAATGAAGGAAATGAATACAAGCATTGCATGCATCCGTCTTGGCAACACTCACATAATCCCTGTAACATGTCCTGAGATAGGCCGTGAGTTCTTGAAAAAACAGGATGCAATCTTCGCATCCAGGCCACTCACAATGGGGACCGAGTACTCCAGCCGTCGATTCCTCTCCGTTGCAACCGCTCCTTCAGGTGACcaatggaagaagatgagacgTGTGGTGGCCTCTGAGATCTTAAGCCCGGCGAGACTCCGATGGCTACTTGATAAAAGGACCCAAGAAGCTGATAACCTTTTACATTACATCTACAACCAATGCAAAACCAACTCCACCGGTGCAGTCGTGGACGTTAGAGATGCTGTTCGGCAGTATAGTGGAAATGTCATAAGGAAGATGATGTTCAACAGGAGATATTTTGGGGTGGGCCGTGAGGATGGTGGGCCCGGCATAGAGGAAGAAGAACACGTCGAGGCTCTCTTCACTGTACTCTCTCTTCTCTACGCCTTCTCTGTCTCTGATTACATGCCTAAATTACGATGGCTGGATCTGGATGGCCATGAGAAGATCATGAAGAGGGCGATCAAGATCGTTAATAAGTATCATGATCCTATAATCGACGGTCGGATCAAGAAATGGAGAGGtggccaaggtggggtccacgagaaGGAGGAGCCGGAGGACCTACTCGACCTTCTGATATCTGTGAAGGATGCTGATGGGAAGCCGTTGCTAACACCAGAAGAGATTAAAGCACAAACGGCGGTAAGATAATCACATCACTAAGTCGTTTATAGTCTTGAAAATGCATTTAACAACGCATGCATGCCAGACGTACGTTATAGCCCGGACCGGAATCCTGTGCGGGACCTGTTTTAAGCAGCGGGTCAAACACCcaagcttgtgggacccaccatgatgtgtatgtaaaatccattccgtccatcacgTTTTATCCACGATTCTAGAAACTTGGGAAAAATATCATCGAAATCCACGACTTAGATGAGCTATACACAGGGAAAAATGGAAAATGGAaagccaaccataggtttgtttgTGACACCAACatgatgtgtatctttcatcgtagccgttaatcaggtgtaacttacCTGAATGAAGATAAAATACAGAAATCAACGTGATCTAAATATCAGCCGGGCCACACCGtgtgaacttagaggttttaggagTTTTATATTgcacccattggtgtggcccatcacagATTTTTTTCAGGCTGATATTTTCTATGTATGGTTCAAAAATGGTTCTCTCccgatggacgaagtggatttactaataaaacatggtgggcccacagagattggTTGTTTTAGGTGTTGTAGATGATTCCAAGTACCTATACATGCTAGTGTAATTAAATGGTCAGATTTACTTATAAAACATTGGATCCCATACTTATACATAGGGAGCTGTTAAGAACCCTAAACACATCTACAGTCcaaatatttttacaattttagaAAGTTCACACGATTCTACCGCATGATCAAGTGGAAAGCATTCTGACACGTGTCATGTATAATAAGATAACGTCACAAAAGGGCCCCATCAGCCTGCTCATTGTCTATGATCAAACGACAGGATTTGATTGGGTGTGATTGTAGATTGCTGATCTATGATGGCCCactaaatgaaataaaaaataaaaaaattgcagaTGGGATATGTGTCAAATATTCTCAACCGTCTATTTGATTGTCAACATCGAATTTGGGTCACTCTGAAAATCtcctttttgaaattttcaaacttTTCAGACGTATTTTATGGAACATTAAtccaagggttaggatcttccaatcttgaatttttatttttatttttttctaatagACCCACGTCAACACTACATCTTACcgtgtgaacggtttggatcactgaacaatgTCTCCATGTGTACATAATCACCCACATCCGAAAACTGTATGTTTGATGAGATCAGGACCATGTAATTCTTCCTATCATGTCTACTTGTTTTAGAAGAAATCTAGGAGTATCGAATCATTCCCTACCTAAACTTGATTGTTGCAGGATCTGATCTACGCATCGGTCGACAACCCATCAAATGCCGTCGAGTGGGCCATGGCTGAGATGATCAACCAACCAGATGTTCTCAAGAAAGCAGTGGAAGAGGTGGACAAGGTGGTGGGGAAAGAAAGACTCGTCCAAGAATCCGATTTTACTCATCTCAATTACATCAAGGCCTGTGCTCGCGAGGCGTTCCGGATCCATCCGATCGCACCGTTCAATCTCCCCCACGTGGCGACCGCTGATGCAACCGTCGCGGGCTACTTCATCCCAAAAGGCAGCCATGTGCTGCTGAGCCGGATCGGGCTGGGCCGCAACCCTAAGGTGTGGGATGACCCGCTCAAGTTCAAGCCAGAGCGCCACCTGAAGGATCCAACGGCTGAAGTCGAGCTCATGGAGACGGATCTACGGTTCATATCATTCAGCACGGGCCGACGTGGCTGCATGGGCGCCCCACTCGGATCGGCGATGACCGTCATGCTGCTGGCCAGGCTTCTTCAAGGATTCACTTGGAGCACGCCACCTGGCGAGCCACGTGCCGATCTTGCTGAGTCAGCAAATGATCTGTTTCTGGCTAGGACTCTACGTGTGCGTGCTGAGCCACGCTTGCCAGCGCACATGTATTTGGCACACTAGTGGGACCCTCTCATAtatgaatttttcttttctttttaggtgTGTGAAAAAGAATACAAATAGTTGGGAGGTTTCTAGATGTTGATCAGCATCTTGTGGTGATCGGGTCCGTTCATctggttgggcccactgtgaatgggcCCCTAGCTAAAAATACTTACTGATATTACATTTTCATAATAGATGCAAAAGATGGCTAAAAGATTTGTTTCGTATTTCAACGCATTTTTTTTACCGATGGGGTGTTGGTGGAGATTTTTCCACATGGTCTATTTACGGTGAACCCTCTTGATAAATGGCCCCAAGTTATGAATGGATTCTGGAGAGGTTTCAAGATGTTGATTGACATCTTGTGGCTTCCCGTGTGGTGACCGAGACTGTCACCTGGTTGGGTAATTTTACGAATTTAAGGATTTGTAATTtctataaaataatataagaaatcGAAAATATTAAGGATAAATTAAGGCACGTGTGATCATATGTCTTTAAAACGTTATTcatacattttcaaaataatttagAGGCAAATAGCTTATAAGATACGATGAGTCTGTATGCGGTTTaacgttcagcaaacacgaataAATTACTAATGGATGTGTAAGTAGTTtgctggtaaaaaaaaaaaaatctcaaatcaaagataaagtcaaaaaaaaaattgttggctTACCCCACTACATTGGTCTATTTCTTGAGGGCTTGCTGACTAATGGCTAAGGTCCATATTAAACCTTGGTGGCTGATCAAAGAACATTGAGTTGTTGCTGATTGGTTCATGTGAGAAAGTAGTTCGAGTTGTTGGTGATGGTCTAATGAACCATCAAAGTCTTATTTATATAAGCTAGGGTTGTTGGACGTTTTAGTCGTTGGTCATAATTTTAAATGATTGTTTCTATCTATTGGTGAGAAACTAGTCATTATTTAGCAATTTCTGACAGTTTTATGTGGGAACTCCAATTGTATGCTAGCCGTTTAGACTCAGTGGCTAGCTATTTCtaactgttgggctagccacatgtaaCAATTTTTGCATGGTTTGGAGTTACACCACCTCTTAAATGGCTAGTTCTAACCCCTATATAAGTCAAATAGGTCGCTTTATGAAGGATCACCAAGCTAGATTTAAAGAGGTATTCCATTATTGACCTGGAACTGTTACACAGATTTGTACACAATGACAACCTCAGCAATATCACGGCATATGATTGTTAGGTACTTCATATACCTACCCTATGAAAACATGCAAGTCCCATTAACCTCGGGCACAAATATGGCAATGATCAATTTTTAGAATATCTAGCATCTGTTATGTGTAAATGCTTTGACTGGCCGTAAATACAATGATCTCAAACATCACTACAAATGCTTTCAAGAATATGTAAATTAGTTGCGTTATCCGGCGAACGTACACCGACTGCACTTCATTGCAAAGTATACTTGTAAAGTCAAGTCGGAATTTTCACACTAATCCAACATAGAGTGTAACAGAGTTTCAACCAAATATATAATCAAATTGATGGGGGAGTATTTCCTATGATTGGCTTGGAAATAGCAAATGCTTCAAAGATGAGCTTATTTTCCGAACGTATGAAAAGCTCGTAAAGAGTGAAGAATGATCAAAGTCATTCACCTCATACATAATTTCATTTAAAATGTTCCCACCATATTCAATTTTCACATTAACCTCATTAAAAGGCTAAAGCATGCGCCTTTAAGATATATCATAAGTTGATATGGTCATGACTTTAAGATATATCATAAGTTGATATGGTCATACATATGACTGGATTCAGCAGTGATGACATCTTTAAGTTCTATCAAGGGGTTGATAGCGGAGATTATTAAGAGTTCAAATCAAAATCGTAAAAATCAGAAATATTAGAAATTGCAACACTGATTTTCATCTCTATCATCTTATAGACAAAACATGTCATAAAAGCCTTGTTTTCTAATATTTGTCAAAATCTAATCAacccctttttccttttttattttcatttaaaaagACTTAAACTACACATTATCATTCATTaacaaataaaaccaaaatatcatAATTCAATTTTAAGTTAatctgttgaaaaaaaaaaaaatcaaatttaaatGCTAATAAGGCCTTCGTTGAACAACTGACCTCAAGTTCTCACCATCTtttgtttcttctctttttattatAGAACTTAACACGGGCAAAACAAAACCCAAATATGAGAATTCAATTTCAAAATACATAAAAAACAGAAATGATTCTAATACTATGAATTAACCCATCACCATTCACAGAACAAAACCGAAAATTCAAAATCTGAATCCAAATAAgaaaagatataaaaataaaaaaataaaagaaaagcccAAAAAGAAGAAATATCATCCATACTAATATTCTCCGTTTCTTCTATTCGTTAAACCCATTTGCAGTCACATTACaagatcaaaacccaaatcccaaaattCAATTTTATAGCAAAAACAAGAAGATAGTATCATTAGATAGAGTGAGAGAaaacacaaaacaaaacaaaacccatACAACATAACGCTAATGCTT belongs to Magnolia sinica isolate HGM2019 chromosome 8, MsV1, whole genome shotgun sequence and includes:
- the LOC131253594 gene encoding phenylalanine N-monooxygenase-like, with amino-acid sequence MNHTSTLSSSISALQWVGKNAIIPTLPKILLDPTHPTTLLLLLTSLFFFLYHIQSKNPNKKQNVAPLPPGPLPWPIIGSLPDLTCNKPAFRWILSLMKEMNTSIACIRLGNTHIIPVTCPEIGREFLKKQDAIFASRPLTMGTEYSSRRFLSVATAPSGDQWKKMRRVVASEILSPARLRWLLDKRTQEADNLLHYIYNQCKTNSTGAVVDVRDAVRQYSGNVIRKMMFNRRYFGVGREDGGPGIEEEEHVEALFTVLSLLYAFSVSDYMPKLRWLDLDGHEKIMKRAIKIVNKYHDPIIDGRIKKWRGGQGGVHEKEEPEDLLDLLISVKDADGKPLLTPEEIKAQTADLIYASVDNPSNAVEWAMAEMINQPDVLKKAVEEVDKVVGKERLVQESDFTHLNYIKACAREAFRIHPIAPFNLPHVATADATVAGYFIPKGSHVLLSRIGLGRNPKVWDDPLKFKPERHLKDPTAEVELMETDLRFISFSTGRRGCMGAPLGSAMTVMLLARLLQGFTWSTPPGEPRADLAESANDLFLARTLRVRAEPRLPAHMYLAH